From the genome of Spinacia oleracea cultivar Varoflay chromosome 2, BTI_SOV_V1, whole genome shotgun sequence, one region includes:
- the LOC130467436 gene encoding uncharacterized protein yields MPFGLCNAPATFQRCMMAIFSDFIEDIMEVFMDDFSVYGSDFDVCLHNLSKVLKRYSEVNLVLNWEKCHFMVNEGVVLGHLIYERGIQVDRAKIEVLEKLPPPVNVKGVRSFLGHAGFYRHFIKDFSKIAKPLTQLFLKDATFEFTDACLESFDRIKKALITAPIIQPPDWDLPFEIMCDASDYAVGAVLGQRKNKEFDLEIRDKKGAKNVVADQLSRLKFQSSTDGPINDSFPDDHLFSVSTQSPWYADFANLCWWLPSSGVDISTTCVADWDTHRVLKHFHSLPSSGHLGAIPTAHRTLQSGFYWPSIFKDARFFCNACDECQRTGNVSKRQELPQTGILEVEPFDVWGIDFMGPFPSSCGNRYILVAVDYVTKWVEAIASPTNDSNVVKKLFKKIIFPRFGVPRVVISDGGSHFHQRTFKALLKKHGVTQKVGMAYHPQTSGQVEVSNRQIKRILEKVVNKFRKDWSLKLDDTLWALRTAYKTPLGITPYRLVYGKTCHLPVEMEYLSNWAVKEINMDLEAAGEARLLQLNELDELRFEAYENHRLYKEQTKKFHDKMIQK; encoded by the exons ATGCCGTTTGGTTTGTGTAACGCCCCTGCTACATTTCAAAGGTGTATGATGGCCATTTTTTCTGACTTCATCGAGGATATCATGGAggtatttatggatgattttagtgtttatggTTCTGACTTTGATGTATGTTTGCATAATCTTTCTAAAGTGCTTAAACGTTATTCTGAAGTGAATTTGGTATTAAACTGGGAAAAGTGCCACTTTATGGTCAATGAAGGAGTGGTACTTGGTCATCTTATTTATGAGCGTGGCATCCAAGTTGACCGAGCAAAGATTGAGGTGCTTGAGAAACTTCCCCCTCCTGTGAATGTCAAGGGAGTGAGGAGTTTTCTCGGTCATGCGGGTTTCTATCGCCATTTTAtaaaagatttttctaaaattgcaaAACCCCTCACTCAATTATTTCTCAAGGATGCCACATTTGAGTTCACTGATGCTTGTTTGGAGTCTTTCGACAGGATTAAGAAAGCATTGATAACTGCTCCAATCATTCAACCTCCGGATTGGGATTTACCGTTCGAAATTATGTGTGATGCGAGTGATTATGCTGTTGGAGCAGTGCTTGgccaaagaaagaacaag GAATTTGATTTGGAGATTCGGGATAAGAAGGGTGCAAAGAATGTTGTTGCAGATCAACTCTCTCGGTTGAAATTTCAATCTAGCACAGACGGGCCTATCAATGATTCGTTTCCTGACGATCATCTATTCTCTGTGTCTACTCAATCCCCATGGTATGCGGACTTCGCAAACTTGTGTTGGTGGCTCCCATCCTCCGGAGTTGACATATCAACAAC GTGTGTAGCGGATTGGGATACCCACAGGGTTCTTAAGCATTTCCACAGTTTACCTTCTAGTGGTCATCTTGGTGCTATTCCGACCGCCCATCGAACTCTTCAAAGTGGTTTCTATTGGCCTTCTATATTCAAGGATGCTCGTTTCTTTTGCAATGCATGTGACGAATGTCAACGAACGGGCAACGTTTCGAAAAGGCAAGAGCTACCACAGACCGGAATTCTTGAGGTTGAGCCATTTGATGTATGGGGCATTGATTTTATGGGACCGTTCCCTTCTTCATGTGGGAATCGGTACATCTTGGTTGCCGTTGATTATGTtacaaagtgggtggaagctatTGCATCGCCAACCAACGACTCTAACGTCGTTAAGAAGCTTTTCAAGAAAATAATCTTTCCGCGCTTCGGAGTCCCAAGGGTCGTGATTAGTGATGGGGGTTCCCATTTTCATCAACGGACTTTTAAGGCTCTTCTGAAGAAGCACGGAGTTACTCAAAAGGTTGGCATGGCTTATCATCCTCAAACGAGTGGCCAAGTTGAAGTTTCTAATCGACAGATCAAGAGAATTCTCGAAAAAGTGGTCAACAAGTTTCGAAAAGATTGGTCGTTGAAGTTGGATGACACATTGTGGGCGTTACGCACGGCCTACAAGACCCCGTTGGGGATAACTCCGTataggttggtgtatggcaaaaCTTGTCATTTACCAGTTGAAATGGAATATCTCTCTAATTGGGCCGTCAAGGAGATCAATATGGATTTAGAAGCGGCCGGTGAAGCGAGACTTCTTCAATTGAATGAGCTAGATGAACTTCGGTTTGAAGCTTACGAGAATCATAGACTCTACAAGGAGCAAACGAAGAAGTTTCATGATAAGATGATCCAAAAATGA